ACCCCCATCAAATCCACTGCCACCGTAGTTACCACCACCACCGTAACTACTACCGCCACTGTGGATATTGCCGTTAATCCCGTCTCCCCCACTTTCACGGGGACTATCGACAAAGATGCGGCTCCAACCGAGAAGTAACGCGATCAGCCCAAACGGTGTCATCAGTCCACCGATAATAATCGGCAGAATCTTCTGCCAGGATTGTTGCTTGGTATTGATTGGGGCTGCTTGCCACTGGGGTGTCGGGAGATTCAGAATATGATTCGGAAAGGCGACTTTCACCCCCAGCGCCGCTTTGGCTGGCAGGGGTTGTTTGAGCGTAAACGCGATCGTTCGATCATTAAACTGGCGGGCCGTCGTTGCGGCTCCGTAGGACCGGTAGGACTGAATTTGATTGGCCAAGCGTTCTGGCAGCCGCACAATAACGCGACTTTGTTTAATTGGGGCGGTACGATCAGCAAATAACGCTTTCCAGTTCACTTCCGTGCGATCGCTCAGCACATGTAAGCCGCCTACCACCCGATACTTCAGCGTAAAAGTTTTGGCTCCTGGCGCTTTGAGTGGATGCTGCCAGCTGATCCAGCGTTGATGCTTTTGATGGCCGACTATTACTTGTTGAACAGGCTTTCCGGCTTCGGTGACGCTGATTTGGTCAATTGCATCAGCTTTATCCAAAGGAATATAGCGGAAGCGATTGTTTGTATGGTCTGCGGTGAAAACATATTTTTGGGTTTCGGTGACGAGCATATCGCCATTGGTCTGGACATCAATATCAACATTGATGAAGTCCCAGTAGAACGGTGTTTGGGCCAGGGCGATCGGCATTCCGCTGAGGCAAAGACTCAAAATGCAACTGAGTCCGCCGAGGCGTAACCAACGCGACTTGGGCTGACGTTGGCATAAAGGAGTTGGAAAACGCATAATTTGAGGGAAGTAAATGGGAGGTGAGTACGCGCTTGGTCGGTGAAGTGGGGGCTGCTTGGAATGGTCGATACTGAGTTTCGTGGGGTACCGATAACTCGGGTATCCAGCCGGACCAAGGGGAATGCGTACTCACAAGCTTCATATCAGGCCCTACACCCTTGTTTTACGCATAACGTTCGCTATGGAGTGGGTTATGCAGTTAGATTGCGCTTGAGAAATTCCGATAGAATCAAGCTAATGGCCTGGAAAATTTAGTATGGCAACCCTATGGAGTTTGATCAGCTTTTTCTTGAAGCCGGTAATCGCTGGAATCTCGAAAAACTCTATGGTGATTTGGCCACCGCGAAGCAAGCTGTCACGCCTCATAAGAAGCCGGGTCTGACGGCGATCGAACAAGCCCGGACCCGGGGTCTTTTACTGGGTTATAGCCCCGCGGAAATTGCACAAATTCAATATGCGACGGCGAAAACGGTCGAAGTGGCTTTGAGTCAGACGTTGTATCGCTATGTGGAAGTGGTGGTCGGCCGCGATCGCAATAGCCTCTCAGGGTGGCGCGATGTGGCGGATTGGTTGCAGCAAGCGGGATATCGCAGTGTCAGTCAAGAAATTAATTGGAACCAAGTGCCGGATGTCGCTGTATTTTATGGTCGGGAGACCGAGCTGCAGCAGTTGCAGGATTGGATGTCTGCCACTGTAAACGTCGATCGTCCATGTCGCGTAGTGGCCATCTGCGGGCCGGGTGGCATTGGCAAAACGACTTTAACGGTTCAGGTGACGCAACAGTTGCGATCGCAGTTTGAATGTGTAATTTGGCAGTCCTTACGCCATGCGCCGTCCTTAGAAGATGTGTTGCAGGATTGGTTAAGCCAATTGGATTTGGCGGTTGAGGGGGCGGTGCACGATCAAATCTCAGTCTTGCTCGAGTATCTGCGCTGTCGGCCTTGTCTGATTGTGCTAGATAATTTGGATTCAGTCTCCCGCAGGGGTGATTTTGCGGGCCATTATCAACCGGGTTATGAAGCCTATGGCGACTTGCTGCGGCGTTTAGGGGAGGAACCGCATCAGAGTTGTCTGTTGCTCAATAGCCGCGAAGCGACGAAGGAAATTGTCATTTTGGCAGGGCCGCAGCGAGCGGTGCGATGTCTAGATTTAGAGGGCTTAGGTGATGCGGCTGCAGCAATTCTGCGCGAGGCATCACTTTCCGGCGAAAACTATTGGAAACAGTTGATTCGGATTTATCGCGGTAATCCGCTAGTGCTGAAAATCGTGGCATCGAATATTCGCGAAATGTTTGATGGCAGTGTGACCGCTTTTCTCAAACAGCGTATTACGCTGATTGCCAGTGATATTAGTTATCTCGTAGAACAGCAGGTGCAGCGGCTGTCGGCGGCGGAGCAGACAGTGCTGTATCGGTTGTCGGAGTCATCACAGCCGATCGATATTGACCAGCTCAATCTTCAAGACTCCCCAGAATCATTTCAGGCGTTGGGGTCGTTGCTGCGTCGATCGTTGATCGAAAAAAGTGTGGCGGGCTTTACTCTGCGTCCCGTGGTGATGGAATATGTCCGCCAAATCCGGAAAGCCCAAGGGGGTGATGCATGAGCTATTGCCTGAATCCGAAGTGTCACGATCGGCGCAATCCCGATGATGCCAGGATTTGCCAGTCCTGTGAGACGCCGCTCCTCATCCAGAATCGGTATCGTTTACTGCGGCCTTTGCGCGAACTCGATGAATGGGAACCGGCGGAAGTGTTTGAAATTGACGATCACGGCACGCGCCGCGTGATGAAAGTACTGAAGAAAGTGATGTTGTTATCACTCTTTCAGCGGGAAGTTGAGACTTTACAACGGCTGGACCATCCGGGTATTCCTAAAGTTGAGCCGGATGGCTATTTCACAGTGGCCTTGCCGGGAGCAGTGGAAGTGCATTGTCTCGTGATGGAGAAAATTGCCGGGACTGACCTCGATGCCTGGTTGGCGAACCATGGCCCGATTACCCAAGCCGAAGCCGAAGATTGGCTCAAACAACTCCTGGAATTGCTCGCGCTGATTCATCAAGCCGAAATTTTCCACCGTGATATTAAACTCTCCAATATCATGCGGCGGGAAACGGGTCAGCTGATGCTGATTGATTTTGGGACCGTGCGCCAAGTGACGAATACCTATCTGGCCAAAATTGCGGGGAAGCGCGATGTGACCAGTGTAGTGTCTCCTGGCTATACCCCCCTGGAGCAGATGAATGGCAAAGCGGTTCCGCAGTCGGACTTTTATGCCTTGGGCCGGTCGATTGTTGCCCTACTCACGGGGAAACATCCGATCGACTTCACGGAAGATGAGGAAGGGCGTTTGATTTGGCAAAGTGAGGTCAAAACTTCTATTACACAGGCGTTTGCGCAGTTATTGGATGAAATGATGGCGCCGTTCCCGGGGCAGCGGCCGTTGAGTGCCGAGGTGATTTTGAATCGGTTAGCTTTTCCGCTGCCCCCTCCAGTTCCACCATCGACTGAGCCGCCGGAGCGCCGCGCCATCCAATGGTTGTTAATCGCGAATATTCTGGTCTTTGCGTTGCAATTATTGATTGGGGGGCAATGGCTTCAGGCCCGCCAGCGATCATCGGTCCGGCCGCAGTCGGCAACGCTTAATTTAGTAATGCCCGAGTTGCCTGAGCGGCCTCGGAGAGTGCAACTGCCGCTGTAGCTTCACCTTGTAAGACTTGTCCTAGGGCTTGCTGCAAAATCACGGAAGCCTGGCGGTATTGCGGAATGGCTGGACGAAATACCGATCGTGTTTCGAGCCTTTGTCGCAGCTCGGCATAAAACGGGTATTGCTGTATGACTTGCGGGTCAGCAAATACCGATCGCCGACTGGGAAGGAAGCCCGATGATAATGCGAACTGCCGCTGCACATCGGCACTGGTGAAATATTCGATCGCGCTCCAGGCGGCCTGCGGATGTGCGGCATTTTTCGGAATTGCGAAGCCCCAGCCACCTCGACAGCCGCTGGCTGGTTGATTGCCGAGACTCAGGGGATGGGTGATTGCGACCTGGGGTTGCATGGTCTTTAACGCCTGCCAAAAATACGGCCAACCGCGCAGCATGACGGCATCCGCTTGCTGAAACCGTTTTAGAGATTCTTCTTCGGTGTAATTCATCGTCACTTCGGGGGAAAGATCTTGTGCAATGAGATTGCGGAGTTGTTGGGCTGCTTGAATTGCTGCGGGTTGATCCAACCCAACTTGATTCTCCGCGTCAATCCAACTGCCGCCAAAACTCGATAGCACTTCGATGAAATTGGTGATCAGGCTCTCGGAACTTCTGCCCGGCCAGAGATAGCCAACGTTGACGGCGGGATTTGTTTGGAGTTGCGTCAGCTGATTTTTGAGTTCTGCTGGATTTTGTGGAATCCCGGACTTGAGCCAGTCTTTGCGATAATACGTTAGGCCAATATCCGATCGCATGGGGAGTCGGTAAAGGCGCTGATTAAATTTCCCGGCGCGAATTTCGCTGGGCAAGAAATCAGTTAAATCGACTTGTGACTGTTCAATATAGGGCGTCAGTTCGCGCAGCTGATCGGCAAACTGTGCCACCCAGATAATGTCCATATATACCAAGTCATATTGGGCCACCGAATTTTGAAAATCGGAAGTGTAGATGGCTTCGCGCTGTTCGGTGGTGTAGGGGCCAGAGACCAGGCTAATCGTAATTTTCGGATGCGTTGCTTCAAATTTTTGGATCAGCGGTTGCCAATCCGTTTGCTCGATCTCGGGTACGACTAAGGCGAGCCGGACATGATCGCCCGTCCGAGGCCAAAATATGCCCCAGAGCACGAGTCCTACTAGCTGTAACGCCAGCAATCCAGCTAGTAGATTGCGCGGTGAGAATAACGTTGAGATTTTGCGACGGCGCACCATGCAGATTCGATCGGCGAAAAAATTGCCCCTGCATCATAAGGGATGACAATCGCCCTAACCTCCTGAATTCTCGGAAGTTAAGGCGATCGTGCAAGATTAATTTAGCAATAGCGAAAGTAAATACGGACGAAACTCAATACAGCAGTAAATAAGATTGTCTATCGGATCTGGTGAAGTCAGTAATGAGGGCTAGACCACACTTCACCCTGACTAAGATATAGGAGTTTAACTGGCCAACAAATTGCTATGAGTGCAGACTCATGGCTTCGGTTTCTTGAAGATGCGTTGTCATTGAACGATATTCTTCGAGATTAATGGACTGGTCAGCATACAGCTCTTGCAAAAGCTGTGTGATTTCCCAGCAAACTGTGCTTTGGATGATCAGGCGGCGGGCTTCTAGCATCGCTTTGGATTTATTGGGGTAGACCTTGGCTGACTCAAACCAGCTGCCACCACGGGACTTTGGCTCGATAATATCCCAGGTCCAGCCATTCTCATCTTGAAATGCTCGGAGATACCAACCGCGGTATTCTCTGAACGGAGCGGCCTCTAACCAGGAGTCGAAGAGGCTAGATTGCGCGAATTCCTCACGATTTTCCATATTTCGGCGTCACTAACTGTCTAGGTTGTTTAGGCCTCTCAAGCAATTTGCTTTTGAAACCATGTGGTGGGTAATGTTTATCACCGCACCTAATAATTACACAGTTTAGATTTCTCTCACTTGTATAAAAAGGTACTTTATCCAAAGTCAATAGATGAAAATTCGGGTTTCCTGCTTGGAAGCTAGATTTATCAATGCTTGAAGCCACTGAGACGGATTTTAAGATATACGGACAATTCGTCGTTTCTTTAAATTACCGCCCTAGAAAAAGCAGGGATATTACGGTCATCACAAGAAATTAGGTGGCGAGTTCTCTGTCATGGGGCCAGTATTTGGATCGCGCGGTCTCCGTATTGTCGCGGAGGGAAATCGACATTTGCCTTAGCTGACCGTGATTCGCATGTGCGATCGATGAAATTTCCTTGCAGTTTCCCCAATTGACTATTTTATAAGTCAACCTAGAACAGTAAAGTGCTCTCAAAGTTTTGGACCACGTATCTTTTTGCCCAGTGCCTTGGGGGAATTGCGCAATCGGTGGTGTGCCTGCGGCGTCAACCTTGCTCTCGCTGCCAAGTCCCCGAGATACCAGTTCATAACTTGATCGCTTTAATTTTTAAGCATCTAACTGATTTACCTTATTCATCCCACCAAATTTATATGCGCCGTATTACACCTGTACTAATCTTTGGGACGATTGCGACCTCCTGTATGTTCACGCTGTTTGTGGGTTCGCAGCTACAGTCGGGCCGCTGCGCGTCAATTACATTGCCGTTGGATCTGCAGGTGGCGTTTGGCCAGACTTGCACGGTAAATCGCTAAGCCATCGAGAAATTGCTAAGCCATCGAGCAGCCAAACCAGTAGTCGATCGATAATAATGCTGTTAGATCGAGCTGCATTGATGATTTAGCTCGATATCGTTTTTTGATGGCGGTATTTCCAGATCAACGCCGAGATGATATTCGTTAGGGTGTGGGCGACGATCGGTACGAGCAGATTGCCGCTCCAGACGGCACTCCAGCCGAGCACACCGCCAATGACAGTGGCCCAGATAATATAAGGCCATTGCTTTAGGCCGCTGAGGTGGAGGACGCCGAAGCAGATGCTGGAAATCAGAATACCTTCCCAATTGCGCCCAAATACCGGTAGCATGACACCGCGAAATAGCAGTTCTTCGCTTAAACCGGGTAAGAGTCCCAGCCAAATAATGTCCGGCAGGGCCAAGGGTTTGACGACCATCTGAACGTAGTAGTCGGCACTTTCGCGGTATTGCGGCCAAAGCTCATAAATTAGCGCACTGGCGCCAGAAATCGCGATCGCAAAACCGATGCCCCACAGTATTGCCGTTGGCGTGACTTGGCAGGGGAAGAGGCTAACGGCGCCAAAGTACATCCAAATGCGGGTGACCACCATCAGCACCAAAGCGGTGACAGCCATGACAATGAGGATTTGGCCCCGGCTCATTTCGGGAAAATCGGGGGGTTCTGTGGGGTTGGATGTCATGGTTAATCCGGATGGCGGCAATGAAGACTGGCGGGCAATTAATGGGCGCGGGTTTCAGCTATCCCTGGAGAGGGGCTGAATCGGTTCGATGGTGGCTTGCAGCGATTGGGCGGTGATGCCGGCACGATGGCTGACGATCGCCCCGATCGCTTCGAGGTACGATCGCACGGGCACTGTGTGAATTCCTAGATCTCTAGGATAAACCTGCATTCGAGTAGTATTCTCTTCCACCGTGATAATTTGGGTTTTCGTTTGGCTAAGACTGAGTATGGCACTGCCGCCACAGCAGCTGGCGGGAATCACGATCGCATCGAGGGCGTTGGCCCAAATGCCTTGCTGGGGTTGTGTTGTGAATTGAGGGGCACGGCTCAGACCGGCCAAAACGCAGGGTAGAAACGTATGGCCGAGTTCTTCGGCGGCGGATCGGGGGGAAATTTCTGTGTCCAGCGGCAGTGGTGATAGCGCCGGGGCATGGGCGCAGGGAATTTGGAATTGCCGCACAATCAGATGACTGATGACCGCCTCGGCGCCGGCGAGTGGATCAACCCCTTGACCATGACGGTAGGCCTGTAACGCTGTGGCCTCTTGGTCTTCAGGAAACCGCACGATGACGGCAATCGCAGTTGCTCCGGCGGTATCGATTAAGCGGCCCGCGGCCCGCAATAGACTATCAGGATTACCGATCGTCCCCCAAGTTGCGCCGGATTCGGCGGTCCGCAGTTCTACCTGCAGCGGCTCATCGGTAACCACGTAGTCAGTTAAATCAAGTCCCAAGGTGGCGCGAGCGGCATCGGCCACCTGTAGATGCCGCCATCGGAGTGTCTGTTCAATCCCCTGATCGATCAGCAGGCCAATCCGATTATGCCGAACTGGCTCTAAGCCCCAGCGGTTGGCAGCAAATTGATCAAGCCCAAACCCCTCGACGTACAGTGCATTGGGCAAATTCCAATAGAGGGAGGCGCCATTCATGACATTGGGATGGGTAATGACGCGATCGGCGATGTGCGAAATTGCCTTGACTACAGGTAATGCATCGCCCGCATAACCACCAATGGCCGCACCAACTCCCGTTGGGACAATGACCCCCACGGTGTAGGGAGAATTCAACATGTTTTGCGAATCAATCAAGCTCACCCTATGCGGCTTCGTCACAGGTGACGATCGCTTCGATATAAAGCAGGCCTGACTGAACTTTCGTAATCGACCACCGTAATGGGTCCCCTTTCGTTTCCAGTGCTGCGATCACATTGGCTTGCATTTGATTGACTGAAGTGGGCACCGGGATGGTGGTGGTAATCAGTTGGGTAGACATTGCACGGGGCTCGCAGGCGACGGGACAAGGAAAGCGATAGATGTTAAATCAGTTGATATAAATCGAGCGTGATGGTCGGTGCGGCGGATTCCATGTGGTGTGGCCTCAACCAACAGCAGGGTTGAAGGTCGTAATTATTTCTGATATTGACCGAATTGCAGTTCATAAACTGCATCCTCTTTATCCGTTTCGACTTTACAGTTGCTTTTTGGGTAGGAAACGCAGAGCAAACTGTAACCTTGTTGCTGTAATTCGGGGCTGAGGCCAACGCCGTCTTCTTGGGCGACTTCACCTTCAATAATTTGAGCGGCACAAGTGGTGCAAACGCCGGCGGTACAGGACGCTGGCAAATCAAAACCTTGTTCATTCGCAACTTCGAGAATGGCGCGATCGTCCGGTACCTGGATGGTGTGAGTAGTGCCCCGGTGCAGGATTTCCACGGTATAGACGTTCGCCATGCTGATCAGCCCTTCTAAAATTGCGTGTTTATAACTATCTAATATTTTAGAGTACGTCGCGATCGCCGTCACATCAATCCTCTAGAGATTTTCTCGCAGCCGGTAGCCGAGGTGCCAGACCGATTAAATTCCTACGTGTTTATACGTGATCGAACAATCAAAATAAAAGGGATAGCCGTTACGGCTATCCCTTTTCCCACAAGAACCAATTAAATTAACTAATTCTGAACGTGGTCAATGTTAGTTAAGTGCACTTGCACCGGCAACGACCTCAAGGAGCTCCTGAGTAATAGCTGCCTGGCGCGCTTTGTTGTAGCTCAGGGTCAGCGTGGTAATCAGGGAACTGGCATTCTCACTTGCATTATTCATTGCGGTCATGCGTGCCGCCAATTCACTGGCCGCTGATTCCTGCAAGGAACGGAGGATTTGGTTCGTTAGGTAGAGTGGCAACAGCGCATCCAAAATTTGAACTGGATCCTGTTCAAATAGCATGTCCTGCGGTAGCTGTTCCACGGAGCTTTGGACCTTCTCCCGTTCAACGGTGAAGTCACCATCCCGGACAATCAACCGGAAGATTTCGTCGTCTGTGGCTTCCAAGCCTTGGATATCCAAAGGAAGAAGTGTCTGAACCACGGGCTTCGAGCTGATTAAGGAGACGAATTTGGTGTAGACCAACTCCACGCGATCGACGCTGTCGGACAGAAATAGCGACAGCAGTTTATCGCTAATCTGGCTAGCTTCCGCTGCAGTGGGGACTTGCTCGAGACCGACATAAGTGGCATCGATGTCGTAATCGCGGCGTTGGAAATACTGAGTTGCTTTCCGCCCAACGACGGTTAAGCGGACTTCCTTCCCTTCCGCTTGCAACTCTTTTACCCGCAACTCGGCGCGCTTAATGATGCTGGCGTTATAACCACCGCAAAGACCACGATCACCCGAAATCACGAGTAATCCAACGGTTTTGACTTCCCGCTGGCGTAACAATGGTAAATTTGCTTCCTCGAACTTCAAGCGAGATTGCAAACCGTACAACACTTGTACCAGCCGATCCGCGAAGGGACGCGCGGCAGTTACTTGTTCTTGGGCCCGGCGGACCTTTGCGGCCGCAACCAAGCGCATCGCTTCGGTAATTTTCTTGGTATTTTTGACCGACTGAATCCGGTCGCGAATTGATTTTAAGTTAGGCATATGGTTCTCCAATTTTGGATTCCAGATTCAGAGAAAAACCGTAGGGGCGCGTATCCCGCGCCCTCTACCGAATTTCCAAAATCCAAAATCGATTTACGCTGTAAACGTCTTCTTGAATTCAGCGATGCCTTCTTTGAGGGCAGTTTCCGCCGCTTCGTCCATGATTTTTTTGTTCTGGACGGTATCGACGTAAGCGGCCTTGCTGTTCTTGAGGTACTCGCGCAGACCCAAGTTGAACTCAACCACTTTCTCAGCGGGGATATCATCGAGATAGCCGTTGATACCGGCGTAGATGATGGCGACTTGCTCGTTCAACAGCAGTGGGCTGAACTGCGCTTGCTTCAACAGCTCACGCAATCGCACGCCCCGCGCCAACTGGTTCTGAGTTGCGGCATCTAAGTCCGAAGCGAACTGGGCAAATGCTTCAAGCTCGGCGAACTGCGCCAGCTCCAACTTCACCTTACCGGCAACTTTTTTCATTGCCTTGGTTTGTGCCGCCGAACCCACACGGGATACCGAAATACCGGCGTTCACGGCCGGACGTAAGCCAGAGTTAAACAGGTCAGTGGACAAGAAGATCTGACCGTCCGTAATCGAAATTACGTTGGTCGGAATGTAAGCCGAGACATCACCCGCTTGGGTTTCAACGATCGGCAAGGCAGTCATACTACCGCCACCCAGCTTGTCGCTGAGCTTTGCGGCCCGCTCGAGCAAACGGCTGTGGAGATAGAACACATCGCCAGGATAGGCTTCACGTCCGGGCGGACGGCGGAGCAACAGCGACATCTGACGGTAAGCCTGGGCTTGCTTGGACAAGTCATCGTAGATTACGAGAGTCGCCTTGCCTTTGTACATGAAGTACTCGGCTAAAGCTGCGCCTGTATACGGTGCCAAGAACTGCAACGAAGCTGGGTCGTTGGCGTTTGCAGCTACAACGATGGTGTAATCCATGGCGCCTTTGTCCTGAAGCGCTTGGACAACATTCGCTACAGTGGAAGCCTTTTGACCCACTGCCACGTAGACGCACACCACATCTTCGCCTTTTTGGTTCAGAATCGTGTCAACGGCAACGGCCGTTTTACCCGTCTGACGGTCACCAATGATCAATTCCCGCTGACCCCGGCCAATGGGAATCATGGAGTCAATTGCGGTGATACCGGTCTGCATCGGCTCACAGACTGATTTACGCGCGATGATGCCAGGGGCCATGGACTCAATCAAGCGAGTCTCAGTTGTGGCCACGTCGCCTTTACCGTCGATCGGCCGGGCCAAGGAATCAACCACCCGCCCAATCATCGCATCACCCACAGGGATCTGCGCAATTTTGCCTGTAGCTGTAACGGTGGAACCCTCAGAGATGGAGCGGCCATCGCCCATCAATACGGAACCGACGTTATCTTCCTCAAGGTTAAAGGCGATACCAACGGAGCCATCTTCATACTGCAACAGCTCACCCGCCATGCACTGGTCTAAGCCGTGTACCCGGGCGATGCCGTCACCGACCTGGAGTACAGTACCGACGTTGGCGACCTTGGCATCTTGGTTATAGCCTTCGATCTGTTGCCGAATAATGTTACTAATTTCGTCTGGTCTGATTGCTACCATGAGTGTCTCTCTTAACTATGGATATTGAGATGGAGAAAAAACAGATTTAGGAGCGGTGGATTTTTTGCCCCTAGGCCAAACCGGCCAAACGGAGTGAAATCTGGCGCAATTGACCCTTGAGGCTAGCGTCAATTACCTGTGAGCCCGCCTTGATCACCACGCCGCCAATCAAGTCGGGGTCAATCTCGGAGGCAATCTCAACTTCGTTAGCACTAGTGACAGTTTTAACGCGCTGCTTAATCTGCTCTTTTTGCGCATCGTTGAGTTCAACTGCAGAGCGAACCTCTGCGAGCACAATGCCCTTGAGCTGCCGCATCAATACCTGATACTGCTGGCAAATTCCGGCCAAAAACATGATGCGTCGTCGATCGACGAGGATCATGATGAAGTTTTCCATGAATGGCTGAATCTTGCCGCCGAAGATCTGCTTCAACACAGCCTTCTTGGCATCATCCCCACCAAAAGGGCTTTCCAGAAACGTTTGCAACTCGTCCGACGAATTGACCGTTTC
The nucleotide sequence above comes from Romeriopsis navalis LEGE 11480. Encoded proteins:
- a CDS encoding F0F1 ATP synthase subunit gamma, with product MPNLKSIRDRIQSVKNTKKITEAMRLVAAAKVRRAQEQVTAARPFADRLVQVLYGLQSRLKFEEANLPLLRQREVKTVGLLVISGDRGLCGGYNASIIKRAELRVKELQAEGKEVRLTVVGRKATQYFQRRDYDIDATYVGLEQVPTAAEASQISDKLLSLFLSDSVDRVELVYTKFVSLISSKPVVQTLLPLDIQGLEATDDEIFRLIVRDGDFTVEREKVQSSVEQLPQDMLFEQDPVQILDALLPLYLTNQILRSLQESAASELAARMTAMNNASENASSLITTLTLSYNKARQAAITQELLEVVAGASALN
- a CDS encoding CPBP family intramembrane glutamic endopeptidase, with protein sequence MTSNPTEPPDFPEMSRGQILIVMAVTALVLMVVTRIWMYFGAVSLFPCQVTPTAILWGIGFAIAISGASALIYELWPQYRESADYYVQMVVKPLALPDIIWLGLLPGLSEELLFRGVMLPVFGRNWEGILISSICFGVLHLSGLKQWPYIIWATVIGGVLGWSAVWSGNLLVPIVAHTLTNIISALIWKYRHQKTISS
- a CDS encoding DUF3326 domain-containing protein, with product MLNSPYTVGVIVPTGVGAAIGGYAGDALPVVKAISHIADRVITHPNVMNGASLYWNLPNALYVEGFGLDQFAANRWGLEPVRHNRIGLLIDQGIEQTLRWRHLQVADAARATLGLDLTDYVVTDEPLQVELRTAESGATWGTIGNPDSLLRAAGRLIDTAGATAIAVIVRFPEDQEATALQAYRHGQGVDPLAGAEAVISHLIVRQFQIPCAHAPALSPLPLDTEISPRSAAEELGHTFLPCVLAGLSRAPQFTTQPQQGIWANALDAIVIPASCCGGSAILSLSQTKTQIITVEENTTRMQVYPRDLGIHTVPVRSYLEAIGAIVSHRAGITAQSLQATIEPIQPLSRDS
- a CDS encoding serine/threonine-protein kinase, which encodes MSYCLNPKCHDRRNPDDARICQSCETPLLIQNRYRLLRPLRELDEWEPAEVFEIDDHGTRRVMKVLKKVMLLSLFQREVETLQRLDHPGIPKVEPDGYFTVALPGAVEVHCLVMEKIAGTDLDAWLANHGPITQAEAEDWLKQLLELLALIHQAEIFHRDIKLSNIMRRETGQLMLIDFGTVRQVTNTYLAKIAGKRDVTSVVSPGYTPLEQMNGKAVPQSDFYALGRSIVALLTGKHPIDFTEDEEGRLIWQSEVKTSITQAFAQLLDEMMAPFPGQRPLSAEVILNRLAFPLPPPVPPSTEPPERRAIQWLLIANILVFALQLLIGGQWLQARQRSSVRPQSATLNLVMPELPERPRRVQLPL
- a CDS encoding DUF2207 domain-containing protein, with the translated sequence MRFPTPLCQRQPKSRWLRLGGLSCILSLCLSGMPIALAQTPFYWDFINVDIDVQTNGDMLVTETQKYVFTADHTNNRFRYIPLDKADAIDQISVTEAGKPVQQVIVGHQKHQRWISWQHPLKAPGAKTFTLKYRVVGGLHVLSDRTEVNWKALFADRTAPIKQSRVIVRLPERLANQIQSYRSYGAATTARQFNDRTIAFTLKQPLPAKAALGVKVAFPNHILNLPTPQWQAAPINTKQQSWQKILPIIIGGLMTPFGLIALLLGWSRIFVDSPRESGGDGINGNIHSGGSSYGGGGNYGGSGFDGG
- the atpA gene encoding F0F1 ATP synthase subunit alpha is translated as MVAIRPDEISNIIRQQIEGYNQDAKVANVGTVLQVGDGIARVHGLDQCMAGELLQYEDGSVGIAFNLEEDNVGSVLMGDGRSISEGSTVTATGKIAQIPVGDAMIGRVVDSLARPIDGKGDVATTETRLIESMAPGIIARKSVCEPMQTGITAIDSMIPIGRGQRELIIGDRQTGKTAVAVDTILNQKGEDVVCVYVAVGQKASTVANVVQALQDKGAMDYTIVVAANANDPASLQFLAPYTGAALAEYFMYKGKATLVIYDDLSKQAQAYRQMSLLLRRPPGREAYPGDVFYLHSRLLERAAKLSDKLGGGSMTALPIVETQAGDVSAYIPTNVISITDGQIFLSTDLFNSGLRPAVNAGISVSRVGSAAQTKAMKKVAGKVKLELAQFAELEAFAQFASDLDAATQNQLARGVRLRELLKQAQFSPLLLNEQVAIIYAGINGYLDDIPAEKVVEFNLGLREYLKNSKAAYVDTVQNKKIMDEAAETALKEGIAEFKKTFTA
- a CDS encoding NB-ARC domain-containing protein, which produces MEFDQLFLEAGNRWNLEKLYGDLATAKQAVTPHKKPGLTAIEQARTRGLLLGYSPAEIAQIQYATAKTVEVALSQTLYRYVEVVVGRDRNSLSGWRDVADWLQQAGYRSVSQEINWNQVPDVAVFYGRETELQQLQDWMSATVNVDRPCRVVAICGPGGIGKTTLTVQVTQQLRSQFECVIWQSLRHAPSLEDVLQDWLSQLDLAVEGAVHDQISVLLEYLRCRPCLIVLDNLDSVSRRGDFAGHYQPGYEAYGDLLRRLGEEPHQSCLLLNSREATKEIVILAGPQRAVRCLDLEGLGDAAAAILREASLSGENYWKQLIRIYRGNPLVLKIVASNIREMFDGSVTAFLKQRITLIASDISYLVEQQVQRLSAAEQTVLYRLSESSQPIDIDQLNLQDSPESFQALGSLLRRSLIEKSVAGFTLRPVVMEYVRQIRKAQGGDA
- a CDS encoding 2Fe-2S iron-sulfur cluster-binding protein, producing MANVYTVEILHRGTTHTIQVPDDRAILEVANEQGFDLPASCTAGVCTTCAAQIIEGEVAQEDGVGLSPELQQQGYSLLCVSYPKSNCKVETDKEDAVYELQFGQYQK
- the atpH gene encoding ATP synthase F1 subunit delta, with amino-acid sequence MKGNTILNTKVLEPYAQALLSLGQSNNLVDAFGDDARLILETVNSSDELQTFLESPFGGDDAKKAVLKQIFGGKIQPFMENFIMILVDRRRIMFLAGICQQYQVLMRQLKGIVLAEVRSAVELNDAQKEQIKQRVKTVTSANEVEIASEIDPDLIGGVVIKAGSQVIDASLKGQLRQISLRLAGLA
- a CDS encoding extracellular solute-binding protein, with product MVRRRKISTLFSPRNLLAGLLALQLVGLVLWGIFWPRTGDHVRLALVVPEIEQTDWQPLIQKFEATHPKITISLVSGPYTTEQREAIYTSDFQNSVAQYDLVYMDIIWVAQFADQLRELTPYIEQSQVDLTDFLPSEIRAGKFNQRLYRLPMRSDIGLTYYRKDWLKSGIPQNPAELKNQLTQLQTNPAVNVGYLWPGRSSESLITNFIEVLSSFGGSWIDAENQVGLDQPAAIQAAQQLRNLIAQDLSPEVTMNYTEEESLKRFQQADAVMLRGWPYFWQALKTMQPQVAITHPLSLGNQPASGCRGGWGFAIPKNAAHPQAAWSAIEYFTSADVQRQFALSSGFLPSRRSVFADPQVIQQYPFYAELRQRLETRSVFRPAIPQYRQASVILQQALGQVLQGEATAAVALSEAAQATRALLN